The Denticeps clupeoides chromosome 5, fDenClu1.1, whole genome shotgun sequence genome includes a region encoding these proteins:
- the aox6 gene encoding aldehyde oxidase 6 isoform X1 — protein MAEGTRCDYLTFFVNGKKVIERIVDPETTLLSYLRGKLRLTGTKYGCGGGGCGACTVMVSRYQTQTKRITHFPANACLLPVCQLQGAAVTTVEGIGSTKTRLHPVQERIAKAHGSQCGFCTPGMVMSMYALLRNQPQPTLDDITEALAGNLCRCTGYRPIVDGCKTFCENSNCCQLNGKECCLMNGAKPVENGENDFPELFNKADLLPLDPTQELIFPPELIMMAETQVPTTQTFCGERMTWVSPVSLDEVLDLKSAHPQAPILMGNTNVGPDIKFKGVVHPVIISPTRVPELFEVTRTPQGVSIGAGSSLAAVRAELESLVKELPEEHAELYRALLLQLGSLAGPQIRSVATLGGNVVSAYPNSDLNPVLAAGNCRVLAVSKGGRREIPINRDFFVGFGKTALKPDEIVLSVFIPVSKKGEFVRAFRQAPRKENALATVNAAMRVVFSEGSSMVHEISIFHGGVGPSTVYASKTCKQITGKPWSEETLNAAYPVLLEEMCLPPSAPGGKVDFRRAVSLSFLFKFFLQMQQKLHIMGVAQQGLPENMRSGTEPLPSQLQPSYQEFQGVPVGQDSRDPVGRPLMHRSALSQATGEAMYCDDLPKTEGELFLVIVTSTKAHAKILNIDTTEALKVPGVVDVITAKDIPGKKFRTFTGITEELLAVNEVTCVGQMICAVAGDTKSYAKRGAAAVKITYEELPERVFTVEEAIQKQSFFQPQREIWRGDVSEGFRKAEHIHEGEIRLGGQEHFYMETQSMLVVPVGEEKELNVYLSTQHPAYAQESIAETLDIPSNRVSCHVKRIGGAFGGKVTKTCILASITAVAALKTERAVRLVLERGEDMLITGARHPVLGRYKVGYMNDGQIIAADIMYYTNAGNTADESLLVIEKILLHLDNAYSIPNLRGRSTACKTNLPSNTAFRGFGVPQSMLVTENMMNDVALRLGRAAEEIRDINMYKEVSLTHYKQMFDPLNLRRCWQECMEKSSYQSRRKDIDQFNQLNRWKKRGISVIPIKYGVGFAEGFLNQAAALVHIYKDGSVLVSHGGAEMGQGIHTKMQQVASRELQIPSNLIHISETSTNTVPNTCPSAASFGTDANGMAVKDACEILYNRLEPIRKKNPKGSWQAWISEAFLLKISLSATGYYRGPDCDMDWEKQEGAPYAYFTYGACCSEVEVDCLTGDYRTIRTDIVVDIGRSINPSVDIGQIEGAFVQGLGLYTMEELKFSPSGVLYTRGPGQYKIPAICDMPLKFNVYLLAGTQNPSAIYSSKGIGEPTLFLGSSVFFAIKDAVVAARRDAGMTGLFEFHSPATPERTCMACATHFARMVPESTASSVQPWAIESP, from the exons ATGGCTGAAGGGACGCGCTGCGACTACTTAACTTTTTTCGTCAATGGCAAGAAG GTCATTGAACGCATTGTTGATCCGGAGACGACGTTACTGTCCTACCTCAGGGGAAAAT TGAGACTGACCGGCACCAAGTATGGCTGTGGCGGCGGGGGCTGCGGCGCCTGCACTGTCATGGTGTCGCGCTACCAGACCCAGACCAAGCGCATCAC CCACTTCCCGGCCAATGCGTGCCTGCTGCCCGTCTGCCAGCTCCAGGGGGCAGCAGTCACCACTGTGGAGGGCATTGGGAGCACCAAGACCAGATTGCACCCAGTGCAG gaaCGTATCGCAAAAGCTCATGGCTCCCAGTGTGGCTTTTGCACTCCAGGTATGGTGATGTCCATGTACGCTCTGTTGAGGAACCAACCCCAGCCCACACTGGACGACATCACAGAGGCTCTggcag GTAACCTGTGTCGCTGTACTGGCTATCGTCCTATTGTTGATGGCTGCAAGACGTTCTGTGAG AATTCAAACTGTTGCCAGCTTAATGGCAAGGAATGTTGCCTTATGAATGGAGCCAAACCTGTGGAAAATGGGGAGAAT GACTTTCCTGAGCTCTTTAACAAGGCCGACCTTCTCCCCTTGGACCCAACCCAAGAGCTGATCTTTCCCCCGGAGCTCATT ATGATGGCAGAGACTCAGGTGCCGACAACACAAACATTCTGTGGGGAAAGGATGACCTGGGTATCCCCCGTGTCACTTGATGAGGTGTTGGACCTAAAATCTGCTCACCCTCAAGCCCCCATACTAATGGGTAACACTAATGTTG GACCTGACATCAAGTTTAAAGGTGTGGTGCATCCGGTGATCATATCCCCAACCAGAGTCCCTGAGCTGTTTGAGGTCACACGCACACCGCAAG GTGTGAGTATAGGTGCGGGCAGCTCCCTGGCTGCGGTGAGGGCTGAGCTGGAGTCGCTGGTGAAGGAGCTTCCGGAGGAGCACGCTGAGCTGTACAGGGCTCTGCTACTGCAGCTGGGCAGCCTGGCCGGCCCTCAGATCCGCAGCGTGGCC ACCCTAGGTGGAAACGTCGTCAGTGCATATCCCAATTCTGACCTTAACCCAGTTCTAGCTGCTGGGAATTGCAGAGTCCTTGCCGTGTCAAAGG GGGGAAGACGAGAAATCCCGATAAACAGAGATTTCTTTGTTGGTTTCGGGAAAACAGCCTTAAAACCTGATGAGATTGTCCTGTCTGTTTTCATTCCAGTTTCCAAGAAG GGAGAGTTTGTGCGGGCGTTTCGCCAGGCACCCAGGAAAGAGAATGCCCTGGCCACAGTGAACGCTGCCATGCGAGTGGTGTTCTCTGAGGGATCCTCGATGGTACACGAGATCAGCATTTTCCATGGAGGTGTGGGACCCAGCACTGTGTACGCCTCTAAAACCTGCAAGCAGATCACTGGCAA ACCATGGAGCGAGGAGACGCTGAATGCAGCTTACCCAGTTCTGCTGGAGGAGATGTGCCTCCCTCCTTCCGCCCCTGGAGGGAAGGTGGACTTCAGAAGAGCAGTCTCCCTCAGCTTCCTCTTTAAGTTCTTCTTACAGATGCAGCAGAAGCTCCACATCATG GGTGTTGCTCAACAGGGTTTGCCAGAAAATATGAGGAGTGGAACAGAACCACTACCAAGCCAACTGCAGCCCAGTTACCAGGAGTTTCAG GGTGTGCCAGTGGGGCAGGACAGCAGGGATCCGGTTGGCCGACCCCTGATGCACAGGTCAGCCCTGAGTCAGGCCACAGGAGAGGCTATGTACTGCGATGACCTCCCCAAGACAGAGGGGGAGCTCTTTCTTGTCATAGTGACCAGCACAAAGGCTCATGCTAAGATCCT TAACATAGACACCACTGAAGCCCTGAAGGTTCCTGGTGTTGTAGATGTTATTACAGCTAAAGACATCCCAGGCAAAAAGTTTAGGACCTTCACTGGCATCACAGAGGAACTCCTTGCAGTGAATGAG GTGACATGTGTAGGACAAATGATATGTGCTGTTGCTGGAGACACCAAATCTTATGCCAAACGGGGTGCTGCAGCAGTGAAGATCACTTATGAGGAGCTGCCTGAGAGAGTGTTTACTGTTGAG GAGGCCATTCAGAAACAGTCGTTCTTTCAGCCGCAGCGGGAGATTTGGAGAGGTGATGTGTCAGAAGGCTTCAGAAAGGCTGAACACATTCATGAAG GGGAGATCAGGCTTGGGGGTCAGGAGCACTTCTACATGGAAACGCAGAGCATGCTGGTAGTTCCTGTTGGAGAGGAGAAGGAGTTGAACGTGTATCTGTCCACTCAGCATCCTGCCTATGCCCAG GAATCCATAGCAGAAACGTTGGACATTCCCTCCAATAGGGTGTCCTGTCATGTGAAGAGGATTGGTGGAGCTTTTGGAGGGAAAGTCACCAAGACTTGCATCTTGGCCAGCATCACAGCTGTGGCAGCTTTGAA GACAGAGCGGGCAGTTCGCCTGGTGCTGGAGCGAGGAGAGGACATGCTGATAACTGGGGCTCGCCACCCCGTCCTGGGGAGATACAAG gttgGCTACATGAATGATGGACAGATTATAGCGGCAGACATAATGTATTACACCAATGCAGGGAACACTGCCGATGAGTCGCTTCTA GTGATTGAGAAAATCCTGCTGCACCTCGATAATGCGTACAGCATCCCAAATCTCCGCGGCAGGTCTACAGCGTGCAAAACAAACCTCCCTTCCAACACAGCGTTCCGAGGGTTTGGTGTTCCTCAGAGCATGCTGGTCACAGAGAACATGATGAATGACGTGGCTCTGAGATTGGGTCGTGCTGCTGAAGAG ATCCGGGACATTAATATGTACAAGGAGGTGTCCCTCACACATTACAAGCAAATGTTTGACCCTTTGAACCTCAGACGTTGCTGGCAGGAGTGCATGGAGAAATCCTCCTACCAGAGTCGTCGAAAAGACATCGACCAGTTCAACCAGCTCAACCGCTGGAAGAAAAGAGGCATATCTGTCATTCCTATTAAGTATGGTGTAGGGTTTGCAGAAGGTTTCCTGAACCAG GCTGCAGCCCTGGTGCACATTTACAAGGATGGTTCTGTACTGGTCAGTCATGGAGGAGCTGAAATGGGCCAGGGGATCCACACTAAAATGCAGCAG GTGGCGAGTCGAGAGCTACAGATCCCCTCCAATCTGATCCACATCTCAGAAACCAGCACTAATACTGTGCCCAACACCTGCCCATCTGCTGCCTCCTTCGGCACTGATGCCAATGGCATGGCAGTAAAG GATGCCTGTGAAATTCTATATAACAGACTAGAGCCCATCAGGAAGAAAAACCCAAAGGGCAGCTGGCAGGCTTGG ATCAGTGAAGCCTTTCTACTAAAGATAAGTCTGTCAGCTACAGGATATTACAG agGTCCAGACTGTGATATGGACTGGGAGAAACAGGAGGGTGCTCCTTATGCCTACTTCACCTATGGGGCATGTTGCAGTGAGGTGGAGGTGGACTGTCTGACTGGAGACTACAGG ACCATAAGGACAGACATTGTTGTAGACATCGGAAGAAGCATAAATCCATCTGTGGACATTGGTCAG ATTGAAGGAGCATTTGTGCAGGGTCTGGGTCTATACACCATGGAGGAATTGAAGTTCTCTCCTTCTGGGGTGCTTTACACCCGAGGTCCTGGCCAGTACAAAATCCCAGCCATCTGTGACATGCCACTCAAATTCAATGTCTACCTGCTAGCAGGCACCCAAAACCCCAGTGCCATTTACTCATCAAAG GGCATTGGTGAGCCAACGCTCTTCCTGGGCAGCTCTGTGTTTTTCGCCATAAAAGATGCGGTAGTGGCAGCACGGAGGGATGCAGGAATGACTGGCCTGTTCGAGTTCCACAGCCCTGCCACCCCAGAGAGGACCTGTATGGCCTGTGCCACACACTTTGCCCGGATG GTTCCAGAAAGCACAGCCAGTTCTGTCCAACCTTGGGCCATCGAGAGCCCTTAA
- the aox6 gene encoding aldehyde oxidase 6 isoform X2, translating to MAEGTRCDYLTFFVNGKKVIERIVDPETTLLSYLRGKLRLTGTKYGCGGGGCGACTVMVSRYQTQTKRITHFPANACLLPVCQLQGAAVTTVEGIGSTKTRLHPVQERIAKAHGSQCGFCTPGMVMSMYALLRNQPQPTLDDITEALAGNLCRCTGYRPIVDGCKTFCENSNCCQLNGKECCLMNGAKPVENGENDFPELFNKADLLPLDPTQELIFPPELIMMAETQVPTTQTFCGERMTWVSPVSLDEVLDLKSAHPQAPILMGNTNVGPDIKFKGVVHPVIISPTRVPELFEVTRTPQGVSIGAGSSLAAVRAELESLVKELPEEHAELYRALLLQLGSLAGPQIRSVATLGGNVVSAYPNSDLNPVLAAGNCRVLAVSKGGRREIPINRDFFVGFGKTALKPDEIVLSVFIPVSKKGEFVRAFRQAPRKENALATVNAAMRVVFSEGSSMVHEISIFHGGVGPSTVYASKTCKQITGKPWSEETLNAAYPVLLEEMCLPPSAPGGKVDFRRAVSLSFLFKFFLQMQQKLHIMVQFMWCCSTGFARKYEEWNRTTTKPTAAQLPGVSGCASGAGQQGSGWPTPDAQVTCVGQMICAVAGDTKSYAKRGAAAVKITYEELPERVFTVEEAIQKQSFFQPQREIWRGDVSEGFRKAEHIHEGEIRLGGQEHFYMETQSMLVVPVGEEKELNVYLSTQHPAYAQESIAETLDIPSNRVSCHVKRIGGAFGGKVTKTCILASITAVAALKTERAVRLVLERGEDMLITGARHPVLGRYKVGYMNDGQIIAADIMYYTNAGNTADESLLVIEKILLHLDNAYSIPNLRGRSTACKTNLPSNTAFRGFGVPQSMLVTENMMNDVALRLGRAAEEIRDINMYKEVSLTHYKQMFDPLNLRRCWQECMEKSSYQSRRKDIDQFNQLNRWKKRGISVIPIKYGVGFAEGFLNQAAALVHIYKDGSVLVSHGGAEMGQGIHTKMQQVASRELQIPSNLIHISETSTNTVPNTCPSAASFGTDANGMAVKDACEILYNRLEPIRKKNPKGSWQAWISEAFLLKISLSATGYYRGPDCDMDWEKQEGAPYAYFTYGACCSEVEVDCLTGDYRTIRTDIVVDIGRSINPSVDIGQIEGAFVQGLGLYTMEELKFSPSGVLYTRGPGQYKIPAICDMPLKFNVYLLAGTQNPSAIYSSKGIGEPTLFLGSSVFFAIKDAVVAARRDAGMTGLFEFHSPATPERTCMACATHFARMVPESTASSVQPWAIESP from the exons ATGGCTGAAGGGACGCGCTGCGACTACTTAACTTTTTTCGTCAATGGCAAGAAG GTCATTGAACGCATTGTTGATCCGGAGACGACGTTACTGTCCTACCTCAGGGGAAAAT TGAGACTGACCGGCACCAAGTATGGCTGTGGCGGCGGGGGCTGCGGCGCCTGCACTGTCATGGTGTCGCGCTACCAGACCCAGACCAAGCGCATCAC CCACTTCCCGGCCAATGCGTGCCTGCTGCCCGTCTGCCAGCTCCAGGGGGCAGCAGTCACCACTGTGGAGGGCATTGGGAGCACCAAGACCAGATTGCACCCAGTGCAG gaaCGTATCGCAAAAGCTCATGGCTCCCAGTGTGGCTTTTGCACTCCAGGTATGGTGATGTCCATGTACGCTCTGTTGAGGAACCAACCCCAGCCCACACTGGACGACATCACAGAGGCTCTggcag GTAACCTGTGTCGCTGTACTGGCTATCGTCCTATTGTTGATGGCTGCAAGACGTTCTGTGAG AATTCAAACTGTTGCCAGCTTAATGGCAAGGAATGTTGCCTTATGAATGGAGCCAAACCTGTGGAAAATGGGGAGAAT GACTTTCCTGAGCTCTTTAACAAGGCCGACCTTCTCCCCTTGGACCCAACCCAAGAGCTGATCTTTCCCCCGGAGCTCATT ATGATGGCAGAGACTCAGGTGCCGACAACACAAACATTCTGTGGGGAAAGGATGACCTGGGTATCCCCCGTGTCACTTGATGAGGTGTTGGACCTAAAATCTGCTCACCCTCAAGCCCCCATACTAATGGGTAACACTAATGTTG GACCTGACATCAAGTTTAAAGGTGTGGTGCATCCGGTGATCATATCCCCAACCAGAGTCCCTGAGCTGTTTGAGGTCACACGCACACCGCAAG GTGTGAGTATAGGTGCGGGCAGCTCCCTGGCTGCGGTGAGGGCTGAGCTGGAGTCGCTGGTGAAGGAGCTTCCGGAGGAGCACGCTGAGCTGTACAGGGCTCTGCTACTGCAGCTGGGCAGCCTGGCCGGCCCTCAGATCCGCAGCGTGGCC ACCCTAGGTGGAAACGTCGTCAGTGCATATCCCAATTCTGACCTTAACCCAGTTCTAGCTGCTGGGAATTGCAGAGTCCTTGCCGTGTCAAAGG GGGGAAGACGAGAAATCCCGATAAACAGAGATTTCTTTGTTGGTTTCGGGAAAACAGCCTTAAAACCTGATGAGATTGTCCTGTCTGTTTTCATTCCAGTTTCCAAGAAG GGAGAGTTTGTGCGGGCGTTTCGCCAGGCACCCAGGAAAGAGAATGCCCTGGCCACAGTGAACGCTGCCATGCGAGTGGTGTTCTCTGAGGGATCCTCGATGGTACACGAGATCAGCATTTTCCATGGAGGTGTGGGACCCAGCACTGTGTACGCCTCTAAAACCTGCAAGCAGATCACTGGCAA ACCATGGAGCGAGGAGACGCTGAATGCAGCTTACCCAGTTCTGCTGGAGGAGATGTGCCTCCCTCCTTCCGCCCCTGGAGGGAAGGTGGACTTCAGAAGAGCAGTCTCCCTCAGCTTCCTCTTTAAGTTCTTCTTACAGATGCAGCAGAAGCTCCACATCATGGTACAGTTCATGT GGTGTTGCTCAACAGGGTTTGCCAGAAAATATGAGGAGTGGAACAGAACCACTACCAAGCCAACTGCAGCCCAGTTACCAGGAGTTTCAG GGTGTGCCAGTGGGGCAGGACAGCAGGGATCCGGTTGGCCGACCCCTGATGCACAG GTGACATGTGTAGGACAAATGATATGTGCTGTTGCTGGAGACACCAAATCTTATGCCAAACGGGGTGCTGCAGCAGTGAAGATCACTTATGAGGAGCTGCCTGAGAGAGTGTTTACTGTTGAG GAGGCCATTCAGAAACAGTCGTTCTTTCAGCCGCAGCGGGAGATTTGGAGAGGTGATGTGTCAGAAGGCTTCAGAAAGGCTGAACACATTCATGAAG GGGAGATCAGGCTTGGGGGTCAGGAGCACTTCTACATGGAAACGCAGAGCATGCTGGTAGTTCCTGTTGGAGAGGAGAAGGAGTTGAACGTGTATCTGTCCACTCAGCATCCTGCCTATGCCCAG GAATCCATAGCAGAAACGTTGGACATTCCCTCCAATAGGGTGTCCTGTCATGTGAAGAGGATTGGTGGAGCTTTTGGAGGGAAAGTCACCAAGACTTGCATCTTGGCCAGCATCACAGCTGTGGCAGCTTTGAA GACAGAGCGGGCAGTTCGCCTGGTGCTGGAGCGAGGAGAGGACATGCTGATAACTGGGGCTCGCCACCCCGTCCTGGGGAGATACAAG gttgGCTACATGAATGATGGACAGATTATAGCGGCAGACATAATGTATTACACCAATGCAGGGAACACTGCCGATGAGTCGCTTCTA GTGATTGAGAAAATCCTGCTGCACCTCGATAATGCGTACAGCATCCCAAATCTCCGCGGCAGGTCTACAGCGTGCAAAACAAACCTCCCTTCCAACACAGCGTTCCGAGGGTTTGGTGTTCCTCAGAGCATGCTGGTCACAGAGAACATGATGAATGACGTGGCTCTGAGATTGGGTCGTGCTGCTGAAGAG ATCCGGGACATTAATATGTACAAGGAGGTGTCCCTCACACATTACAAGCAAATGTTTGACCCTTTGAACCTCAGACGTTGCTGGCAGGAGTGCATGGAGAAATCCTCCTACCAGAGTCGTCGAAAAGACATCGACCAGTTCAACCAGCTCAACCGCTGGAAGAAAAGAGGCATATCTGTCATTCCTATTAAGTATGGTGTAGGGTTTGCAGAAGGTTTCCTGAACCAG GCTGCAGCCCTGGTGCACATTTACAAGGATGGTTCTGTACTGGTCAGTCATGGAGGAGCTGAAATGGGCCAGGGGATCCACACTAAAATGCAGCAG GTGGCGAGTCGAGAGCTACAGATCCCCTCCAATCTGATCCACATCTCAGAAACCAGCACTAATACTGTGCCCAACACCTGCCCATCTGCTGCCTCCTTCGGCACTGATGCCAATGGCATGGCAGTAAAG GATGCCTGTGAAATTCTATATAACAGACTAGAGCCCATCAGGAAGAAAAACCCAAAGGGCAGCTGGCAGGCTTGG ATCAGTGAAGCCTTTCTACTAAAGATAAGTCTGTCAGCTACAGGATATTACAG agGTCCAGACTGTGATATGGACTGGGAGAAACAGGAGGGTGCTCCTTATGCCTACTTCACCTATGGGGCATGTTGCAGTGAGGTGGAGGTGGACTGTCTGACTGGAGACTACAGG ACCATAAGGACAGACATTGTTGTAGACATCGGAAGAAGCATAAATCCATCTGTGGACATTGGTCAG ATTGAAGGAGCATTTGTGCAGGGTCTGGGTCTATACACCATGGAGGAATTGAAGTTCTCTCCTTCTGGGGTGCTTTACACCCGAGGTCCTGGCCAGTACAAAATCCCAGCCATCTGTGACATGCCACTCAAATTCAATGTCTACCTGCTAGCAGGCACCCAAAACCCCAGTGCCATTTACTCATCAAAG GGCATTGGTGAGCCAACGCTCTTCCTGGGCAGCTCTGTGTTTTTCGCCATAAAAGATGCGGTAGTGGCAGCACGGAGGGATGCAGGAATGACTGGCCTGTTCGAGTTCCACAGCCCTGCCACCCCAGAGAGGACCTGTATGGCCTGTGCCACACACTTTGCCCGGATG GTTCCAGAAAGCACAGCCAGTTCTGTCCAACCTTGGGCCATCGAGAGCCCTTAA
- the bzw1a gene encoding eIF5-mimic protein 2-A: MNNQKQQKPTLTGQRFKTRKRDEKERFDPTQFQESIVQGLNQTGTDLEAVAKFLDASGAKLDYRRYAETLFDILVAGGMLAPGGTLSDDVTRTEYCLFTANEDLETMQAYAQVFNKLIRRYKYLEKGFEEEIKKLLLFLKGFTESERNKLAMLTGILLANGNISASILSSLFNENLVKEGVSAAFAVKLFKSWINEKDINSVAGSLRKVGMDNRLMELFPANKRSCEHFSKYFTDAGLKELSDFARNQQSIGARKELQKELQEQMSRGDPFKDIIAYVKEEMKKTNISEQTMIGIVWTSVMSSVEWNKKEELVTEQAIKHLKQYSPLLKAFTSQGLSELTLLLKIQEYCYDNIHFMKAFQKIVVLLYKADVLSEEAILKWYTEAHVAKGKSVFLEQMKKFVEWLKNAEEESESEEEEGD; this comes from the exons ATGAATAATCAAAAGCAGCAAAAGCCAACGCTAACCGGCCAGCGTTTTAAGACTCGGAAAAGAG ATGAAAAGGAGAGGTTTGACCCTACTCAGTTTCAAGAAAGTATTGTTCAAGGCTTGAATCAAACTGGCACTGACTTGGAAGCGGTTGCGAAGTTCCTTGATGCCTCTGGCGCCAAGCTCGACTACCGCCGGTATGCTGAGACCCTGTTCGACATCCTGGTGGCCGGCGGGATGCTGG ccCCAGGCGGTACTTTATCTGATGACGTGACCCGCACAGAGTACTGTCTCTTCACCGCAAACGAAGACCTGGAAACCATGCAGGCGTACGCGCAG gTTTTTAACAAGTTGATCAGGCGTTACAAGTACCTGGAGAAAGGGTTTGAGGAGGAGATCAAGAAG ctgctgctgtttttaaaaGGGTTTACTGAGTCTGAGCGCAACAAGCTGGCCATGTTGACTGGCATCCTACTGGCCAACGGCAACATTTCGGCCTCCATCTTGAGCAGTCTCTTTAATGAGAACCTCGTCAAAGAAG GTGTGTCTGCAGCGTTTGCAGTTAAACTCTTCAAATCCTGGATTAATGAGAAGGACATCAACTCCGTCGCTGGCAGCCTCCGCAAAGTTGGCATGGACAACCGACTGATG GAGCTGTTCCCGGCCAACAAGCGAAGCTGTGAGCACTTCTCAAAGTACTTCACCGATGCGGGGCTGAAGGAGCTCTCTGACTTCGCCCGAAACCAGCAGTCCATTGGGGCCCGTAAGGAGTTGCAGAAAGAGCTACAGGAGCAGATGTCACGGGGAGACCCATTCAAAGAT ATTATTGCCTACGTTAAAGAGGAGATGAAGAAAACCAACATCTCTGAGCAAACCATGATTGGCATCGTGTGGACCAGTGTGATGAGCTCTGTGGAGTGGAACAAGAAAGAAGAGCTAGTCACTGAACAAGCCATCAAACACTTGAAG CAATACAGTCCCCTGCTGAAGGCCTTTACATCCCAGGGCCTTTCTGAGCTCACTCTCTTGCTGAAGATCCAGGAGTACTGCTACGACAACATCCACTTCATGAAGGCCTTCCAGAAGATAGTTGTGCTCCTCTACAAAG CTGATGTTCTTAGTgaggaggccattttgaagtggTACACTGAAGCCCACGTGGCAAAAGGAAAGAGCGTGTTTCTTGAGCAGATGAAAAAATTTGTTGAGTGGCTGAAGAACGCTGAAGAag aaTCAGAgtctgaggaggaagaaggtgACTGA